A window from Melopsittacus undulatus isolate bMelUnd1 chromosome Z, bMelUnd1.mat.Z, whole genome shotgun sequence encodes these proteins:
- the HSDL2 gene encoding hydroxysteroid dehydrogenase-like protein 2: MLPNTGKLAGCTLFITGASRGIGKAIALKAAKDGANIVIAAKTAEPHPTLSGTIYTAAAEIEAAGGKALPCVVNVREEQQIINAVEKAVKTFGGIDILVNNASAISLTGTLETETKKVNLMMDVNVRGTYLTSKTCLPHLRKSKNPHILNLSPPMNLNPMWFKNHCAYTISKYGMSMCVLGMAEEFRGEVAVNALWPKTAIHTAAMDMLGGSGIEKQCRKTDIIADAAYCILTKPKSFTGNFIIDEALLREEGVKDFDVYAIAPGHPLMPDFFLDLETDMIGRKQEGYGGSQAFKEEKKLSGSHQEESESAAAKLLSPVAETFRVIQGAITEDYVRSTQGVFQFELSGDEGGTWYVDLKTKGGNAGSGKPPLKADVIMSMSSTDFVKMFTGKLKPTLAFMTGKLRIKGNMALAIKLEKMLTQLNSKL, encoded by the exons GATAGCAGCCAAGACAGCTGAGCCCCATCCAACTCTTTCAGGGACTATCTACACTGCTGCAGCCGAGA TTGAAGCGGCTGGAGGAAAGGCTTTGCCATGCGTTGTTAACGTGAGGGAGGAACAGCAGATTATTAATGCTGTGGAGAAAGCTGTGAAGACTTTTGGAG GGATTGATATTTTGGTGAACAATGCAAGCGCCATCTCTTTGACTGGCACTTTGGAAACAGAAACGAAGAAGGTCAATCTTATGATGGATGTCAATGTACGAGGAACCTACCTTAC GTCTAAAACATGTCTTCCCCACTTGAGAAAGAGTAAGAACCCCCATATCCTGAACCTCAGCCCACCTATGAATCTGAATCCCATGTGGTTCAAAAATCATTGTG CTTATACCATTTCAAAATATGGGATGTCCATGTGTGTCCTGGGAATGGCAGAAGAATTTAGAGGAGAAGTTGCTGTCAATGCTTTATGGCCTAAAACag CCATACATACAGCTGCTATGGATATGCTAGGAGGATCTGGAATAGaaaaacagtgcagaaaaaCAGACATCATTGCAGATGCTGCATATTGCATTTTAACGAAGCCAAAAAGTTTCACTGGAAACTTCATTATTGATGAAGCTCTGCTGAGAGAAGAAGGAGTTAAGGATTTTGATGTCTATGCAATTGCACCAG GTCATCCCCTGATGCCTGACTTCTTCTTGGATCTTGAAACTGACATGATAGGAAGGAAACAAGAAGGATATG GTGGTTCCCAAGCAttcaaggaggaaaagaaattaagtggATCCCATCAAGAAGAATCAGAATCTGCTGCAGCCAAGCTATTGAGTCCTGTTGCAGAAACATTCAGAGTTATTCAGGGAGCAATAACTGAAGACTATGTGAGATCCACTCAGGGTGTCTTTCAGTTTGAGTTATCTG GTGATGAAGGAGGCACCTGGTACGTTGACCTAAAAACCAAGGGAGGGAACGCTGGTTCTGGGAAGCCTCCTCTGAAGGCTGATGTGATTATGAGCATGTCCAGTACCGACTTTGTGAAGATGTTCACAG gTAAACTAAAGCCAACCCTGGCCTTCATGACAGGAAAATTAAGGATTAAAGGTAACATGGCACTGGCAATAAAGCTTGAGAAGATGCTGACACAGCTTAACTCTAAACTATGA